From Staphylococcus delphini, one genomic window encodes:
- a CDS encoding ATP-binding cassette domain-containing protein produces MIELKNVTIQKGKRTIFDNVNLTFEPGKSYALIGHSGSGKSTLLNAIAGFETLKQGEVRFDQKRLKADFRFYRDILGYVFQNYGLVDSMTINQNLDMALAFKKVSKSERQQLKTQCLQKVGIDMNHKRKVATLSGGEQQRVALARLLLKQPRLILADEPTGSLDDANGQKVVELLFEMVDERRILIIATHDLALAQRCDEIIQVDALKCHSSELETVQ; encoded by the coding sequence ATGATTGAATTAAAAAATGTAACGATTCAAAAAGGGAAACGTACGATTTTTGACAATGTGAATTTGACGTTTGAACCGGGGAAGTCTTATGCGCTTATTGGTCATAGTGGGTCAGGGAAATCGACTTTGCTGAATGCGATTGCAGGATTCGAAACATTGAAACAAGGTGAGGTGCGATTCGATCAAAAAAGATTGAAAGCTGATTTTCGTTTTTATCGCGATATCCTCGGCTATGTATTTCAAAATTATGGTCTTGTTGATTCAATGACGATTAACCAAAATCTCGATATGGCACTGGCTTTCAAGAAAGTATCCAAATCAGAACGCCAACAATTGAAAACACAATGTTTACAAAAGGTTGGGATTGATATGAATCATAAGCGTAAAGTTGCGACATTAAGTGGAGGCGAGCAACAGCGGGTAGCATTAGCGCGTTTATTGCTCAAACAACCGCGCCTGATTTTAGCAGATGAACCGACTGGCTCTTTAGATGACGCGAACGGGCAGAAAGTAGTGGAACTCTTGTTTGAAATGGTAGATGAAAGACGAATACTCATTATCGCCACTCATGACTTAGCACTTGCCCAACGATGCGACGAGATTATTCAAGTTGATGCACTAAAATGTCACAGTAGCGAATTAGAAACCGTACAATAA
- a CDS encoding L-cystine transporter: protein MSIFLIIINLIIFLLALLSLWVMAKKHVKFPKRVFFALGLGIVLGLLLHLIYGVEGQVTTQTTDWVGLIGNGYIALLQMIVIPLIFVSIVAAFTKIEIGEKFAKVGSLIFMFLIGTVTIAAIIGIIYALAFNLDASSIDLGQAENARSAEITDKAKGLTATTLPTQILELLPSNPFLDFTGARATSTIAVVIFAAFVGFAFLRVARKQPENGQTLKRGIDAIYALVMAIVTFVLRLTPYGILAIMINTIATSDFAAIWTLGKFVIASYAALITMYIIHLIILAVIGVNPVHYVKKTAEVILFAFTSRSSAGTLPLNVQAQTNRLGVPQAIANFSGSFGLSIGQNGCAGIYPAMLAIMVAPVAGVEVNLQFIVTVIIVVVLSSFGVAGVGGGATFASILVLSALNLPVGLAGVLISVEPLIDMGRTALNVNDSILAGTGTAKLTKQLDEDIFHSNYMDELTAQH from the coding sequence ATGTCTATATTTTTAATTATTATTAACTTAATTATTTTTCTTCTCGCCTTATTGAGCCTGTGGGTGATGGCGAAAAAACATGTCAAATTCCCTAAACGTGTGTTCTTTGCGCTAGGTTTAGGTATCGTATTAGGCCTCCTCCTCCACCTCATTTATGGCGTTGAAGGTCAAGTGACGACACAAACAACTGATTGGGTCGGCTTAATTGGGAATGGGTATATTGCATTGCTACAAATGATTGTCATTCCACTGATTTTTGTTTCTATCGTCGCGGCATTTACGAAAATTGAAATTGGAGAAAAGTTTGCTAAAGTCGGCAGCTTAATCTTCATGTTTTTGATTGGTACCGTAACGATTGCAGCGATTATCGGTATTATCTATGCACTCGCATTCAATTTAGATGCTTCTAGTATTGACTTAGGTCAGGCAGAAAATGCTCGTAGCGCCGAAATTACTGATAAAGCGAAAGGGCTTACTGCAACAACATTGCCAACACAAATTTTAGAATTGTTACCGTCAAATCCATTTTTAGATTTCACTGGTGCACGTGCAACTTCTACTATTGCAGTCGTGATCTTTGCCGCATTTGTAGGCTTTGCATTTTTACGTGTCGCACGTAAACAACCTGAAAATGGTCAAACTTTAAAACGCGGTATTGATGCCATTTACGCACTTGTCATGGCTATCGTCACATTTGTTTTACGCCTAACGCCTTATGGGATTTTAGCGATTATGATTAACACAATTGCGACGAGTGATTTTGCTGCGATTTGGACACTCGGTAAGTTCGTGATTGCGTCGTATGCAGCACTCATTACAATGTACATCATTCACCTAATCATTTTAGCTGTTATTGGTGTCAATCCAGTACATTATGTGAAGAAAACAGCCGAAGTTATTTTATTCGCATTCACTTCGCGTTCAAGTGCTGGTACATTGCCATTAAACGTACAAGCGCAAACGAATCGTCTAGGTGTGCCTCAAGCTATCGCAAACTTCTCGGGCTCATTTGGACTATCTATCGGACAAAATGGCTGTGCGGGAATCTACCCTGCAATGCTTGCAATCATGGTCGCACCTGTCGCGGGTGTTGAAGTGAATCTACAATTTATTGTGACAGTCATTATCGTTGTCGTGTTAAGTTCATTCGGTGTAGCAGGTGTAGGGGGCGGTGCAACATTCGCTTCAATCCTGGTCTTATCTGCATTGAACTTGCCGGTCGGTCTTGCGGGTGTCTTAATTTCAGTCGAGCCACTGATCGATATGGGTCGTACAGCACTTAACGTGAATGACTCTATCTTAGCGGGTACAGGCACTGCCAAACTGACAAAACAACTCGATGAAGACATTTTCCATTCCAATTATATGGACGAATTAACCGCACAACATTAA
- the pbuX gene encoding xanthine permease PbuX — protein MKRFLLSLQHLLAMYAGAILVPIIVGTSLNFTPEQIAYLVTVDIFMCGVATFLQVYRGIGIGLPVVLGCTFTAVAPMILIGQTKGIDVLYGSLFLSGLLVIVIAPFFASLVKLFPPVVTGSVVTIIGITLMPVAMNYMAGGQGAKDYGDPKHILLGFATLVIILVLQRFAKGFLKSIAILLGLVFGTILASVFGLVDVAQVGQANWFELPKPFRFTGFSFDVGATIVFFIVALVSLIESTGVYHALSKITGKQLERKDFRKGYMAEGIAITLGSIFNAFPYTAYSQNVGLVSLSGVKKNDVIYGMVILLVICGCIPKLGALANIIPLSVLGGAMLAMFGMVMAYGVRILIDINFKNQNNLLIIAISVGLGAGITAVPEAFKGLGDQFAWFTQNGIVLGTVSAIILNLFFNGINYQQSKENVK, from the coding sequence ATGAAGCGATTTTTATTAAGTTTACAACATTTACTCGCGATGTATGCAGGTGCCATTCTCGTCCCTATAATAGTAGGAACAAGTTTGAACTTTACACCTGAACAAATTGCTTACTTAGTGACAGTGGATATTTTCATGTGTGGTGTGGCGACGTTCCTTCAAGTTTATCGCGGCATCGGTATTGGTTTGCCGGTCGTTTTAGGATGTACCTTTACAGCAGTTGCCCCTATGATTTTAATCGGTCAAACGAAAGGCATCGATGTGTTATACGGTTCGCTCTTTTTATCAGGGCTTTTGGTCATTGTCATCGCACCGTTTTTCGCATCATTAGTTAAACTATTTCCGCCAGTCGTTACCGGAAGTGTCGTGACAATCATTGGGATTACATTAATGCCCGTTGCAATGAATTATATGGCAGGGGGACAGGGCGCTAAAGATTACGGTGACCCGAAACACATTTTACTCGGTTTTGCGACACTTGTGATTATTTTAGTGTTACAACGTTTTGCAAAAGGATTTTTAAAGTCGATTGCGATTTTACTTGGCTTAGTGTTCGGTACGATTTTGGCGAGTGTGTTTGGTCTCGTTGATGTTGCACAAGTCGGTCAGGCGAACTGGTTTGAATTACCGAAGCCATTCAGATTCACAGGCTTTTCCTTTGATGTCGGTGCTACGATTGTCTTTTTCATCGTCGCACTAGTCAGCTTAATCGAATCTACAGGTGTTTATCATGCCTTGAGTAAGATTACAGGAAAGCAACTCGAGCGTAAAGATTTCAGAAAAGGTTATATGGCTGAAGGGATTGCGATTACATTAGGTTCAATTTTTAACGCCTTTCCTTATACGGCTTATTCTCAAAATGTTGGTTTAGTGTCATTATCTGGTGTGAAAAAGAACGACGTCATTTACGGTATGGTCATTTTACTAGTGATTTGTGGCTGTATCCCAAAACTTGGCGCACTCGCGAACATTATTCCATTATCTGTACTCGGTGGCGCTATGCTTGCCATGTTTGGTATGGTGATGGCATATGGTGTACGCATTTTGATTGATATTAACTTTAAAAACCAAAACAACTTATTGATTATTGCGATTTCAGTTGGCTTAGGCGCAGGAATTACAGCAGTGCCAGAAGCTTTCAAAGGTCTTGGCGATCAATTTGCATGGTTTACACAAAACGGTATCGTGTTAGGTACGGTTTCAGCAATTATCTTGAATTTATTTTTTAATGGTATAAACTATCAACAAAGCAAAGAAAATGTGAAATAA
- a CDS encoding YxeA family protein — MKKNMLISIAVIVIGCVLFLAFVRLTYVDYFNPFLKKETSYAVVPLGTQTYVDIQAYDESGEPLKYRLNFGGYDAKSDHVKVIHKGKYVFEIEYIHDLSKWPKEVKKKE, encoded by the coding sequence TTGAAGAAAAATATGCTGATATCGATTGCAGTAATCGTCATCGGGTGTGTTCTATTTTTAGCTTTTGTACGTCTGACGTATGTTGATTACTTTAATCCATTTTTAAAGAAGGAGACATCTTATGCGGTGGTACCATTAGGAACACAAACGTATGTGGATATTCAAGCGTATGACGAATCGGGCGAACCACTCAAATATCGTTTGAATTTCGGTGGATATGATGCCAAGTCTGATCATGTAAAAGTGATTCACAAAGGTAAATACGTCTTTGAGATTGAATATATTCATGACCTTTCAAAATGGCCTAAAGAGGTGAAGAAGAAAGAATGA
- a CDS encoding general stress protein — translation MTLYNISKCEVKRTEDEAVQYVDQLLKEGVKENQIVVLSKDKLNTDRFHDSQIQHKTTTGTISEKFMRFFIGEDGEEAALTKFGFSDEQKEDLKQDILNDKIVVMVQEVRYGQDEFEKHNAANQKSQDKHAPSEHHGEIE, via the coding sequence ATGACACTTTATAACATCTCAAAATGCGAAGTGAAACGAACTGAAGATGAAGCAGTTCAATATGTAGATCAATTATTAAAAGAAGGCGTTAAAGAAAATCAAATCGTTGTATTAAGCAAAGATAAACTTAACACAGATCGCTTTCATGATTCTCAAATTCAACACAAAACAACAACGGGTACGATTAGTGAGAAATTTATGCGCTTTTTCATTGGCGAAGATGGTGAAGAAGCTGCGTTAACAAAATTTGGTTTCTCTGACGAACAAAAAGAAGACCTGAAACAAGACATTTTAAATGACAAAATTGTGGTGATGGTTCAAGAAGTGAGATATGGTCAAGATGAATTTGAAAAACATAATGCTGCGAACCAAAAATCACAAGATAAACATGCACCATCTGAACATCACGGCGAGATTGAATAA
- the thiO gene encoding glycine oxidase ThiO, producing MKQTLIIGAGVMGLSIARQLDAKHRHIRIIDRSTPRMNASYAAGGMLGAQNEFFEDTPLYRLAMKSRAMMPELAQALEHETGIHIEYQQHGLIKVASQPQDVQAVRQQFDFLHHHDHTVTQLSTEQLTQRFPHLDPSQSAAFKIQDDGQINANLYTQALIASVMERAHIELMTHTEVYSLQRHHHCYRIKTSKGTFEADELIIAAGAWSGALLQQLGFELPTHPVKGDVKLIASDYAGLKETIFNMNGCYIVPKLPNRFLIGATSDYDCWDTDNNDDNLAWLDRESLNMIPALRSHHVIKTWTGIRPITEDEIPIMGEIAPQLFVTTGHYRNGILLSPIAGQLMAQLVDEDSEAQRQLAPFTPKIKQI from the coding sequence ATGAAACAAACCCTGATTATTGGTGCAGGTGTTATGGGGTTATCTATTGCACGCCAACTCGATGCCAAACATCGTCACATCCGTATCATTGATCGCTCCACCCCACGAATGAACGCGTCTTATGCTGCGGGTGGTATGTTAGGCGCACAAAATGAATTTTTTGAAGATACCCCACTTTATCGACTTGCAATGAAAAGTCGTGCGATGATGCCTGAATTAGCCCAAGCCTTGGAGCACGAAACGGGGATTCATATCGAATATCAACAGCATGGACTCATCAAAGTCGCTTCTCAACCTCAAGATGTCCAAGCCGTCCGTCAACAGTTCGATTTTTTACACCATCATGACCACACCGTCACCCAACTGTCTACGGAACAATTAACGCAACGGTTTCCCCATCTCGATCCATCACAAAGTGCCGCGTTCAAAATTCAAGACGACGGCCAAATTAATGCGAACCTTTACACACAAGCGCTTATTGCTTCGGTCATGGAACGTGCCCATATCGAATTAATGACCCATACGGAGGTTTACTCGTTACAGCGACACCATCATTGTTACCGCATTAAGACGTCAAAAGGCACTTTTGAAGCTGACGAACTCATTATTGCAGCTGGCGCATGGAGCGGCGCATTGCTTCAACAATTAGGTTTCGAATTACCGACACATCCTGTTAAAGGTGACGTCAAATTGATTGCGTCTGATTACGCCGGTTTAAAAGAAACGATTTTTAATATGAACGGCTGTTACATCGTCCCAAAATTGCCGAATCGCTTCTTAATTGGTGCAACATCTGATTATGATTGTTGGGACACTGACAACAATGACGATAACCTTGCGTGGCTTGACCGAGAAAGTTTGAACATGATTCCCGCATTACGATCACACCATGTCATTAAAACTTGGACAGGGATTCGTCCCATTACAGAAGATGAAATCCCTATTATGGGCGAAATTGCACCTCAACTGTTTGTGACGACAGGGCATTATCGTAACGGGATTTTACTGTCACCCATTGCTGGACAACTGATGGCACAACTCGTTGACGAGGATAGCGAAGCCCAACGTCAGCTCGCTCCATTTACACCTAAAATTAAGCAAATATAA
- a CDS encoding DNA-binding protein, with the protein MLTKEFAQRSELSEKQVRKIVQHLEERGYHLNKTEYRGREATDFKEEDIELFQEIAERVAQTNSYDLAFEALEKEKDFLQVIVKENEQQLPADQQVPQLIQELRHEINQMREERQMLGQMVSQVHQQQEELKALHQQLHTQLETSNKSLEALTTAQQQQTEQLSKTQETIETQTKEHQELAETIHRNEKKGFFQRLFGG; encoded by the coding sequence ATGCTAACAAAAGAATTTGCTCAACGATCTGAGCTTAGTGAAAAACAAGTCCGTAAAATTGTCCAACATCTTGAAGAACGCGGCTATCATTTAAACAAGACTGAATATCGTGGACGTGAAGCGACAGACTTTAAAGAGGAAGATATCGAACTCTTCCAAGAAATTGCTGAACGTGTCGCACAAACGAATAGTTACGATCTTGCTTTCGAAGCACTCGAAAAAGAAAAAGACTTTTTACAGGTCATCGTTAAAGAAAACGAGCAACAATTACCTGCTGACCAACAAGTGCCACAATTGATTCAAGAGTTGCGCCACGAAATTAATCAAATGCGTGAAGAACGTCAAATGTTAGGTCAAATGGTCTCACAAGTGCATCAACAACAAGAAGAGCTTAAAGCATTACATCAGCAGTTACATACACAGTTGGAGACGAGCAACAAGTCTCTTGAAGCTTTGACTACTGCGCAACAACAACAAACAGAGCAATTGTCAAAAACGCAAGAAACCATTGAAACCCAAACAAAAGAACATCAAGAGCTTGCGGAAACGATTCACCGCAACGAGAAAAAAGGTTTCTTCCAACGTTTATTTGGTGGTTAA
- the guaA gene encoding glutamine-hydrolyzing GMP synthase has product MEMAKEQELILVLDFGSQYNQLITRRIREMGVYSELHDHEISIEEIKKMNPKGIILSGGPNSVYADDAFTIDPEIYNLGVPVLGICYGMQLTTKILGGRVERANQREYGKAIINAKSDELFFGLPEEQTVWMSHSDKVIEIPEGFEVIADSPSTQYAAIEDKKRRIYGVQFHPEVRHTEYGNDILRNFVRRVCECTGEWTMENFIDIEIEKIREKVGDRRVLCAMSGGVDSSVVAVLLHKAIGDQLTCIFVDHGLLRKGEGDMVMEQFAEGFNMNIIRVNAKERFMSKLEGVSDPEKKRKIIGNEFVYVFDDEASKLKGVDFLAQGTLYTDVIESGTKTAQTIKSHHNVGGLPEDMEFELIEPINTLFKDEVRALGIELGIPEHLVWRQPFPGPGLGIRVLGEITEDKLEIVRESDAILREVIREEGLEREIWQYFTVLPDIRSVGVMGDYRTYDYTVGIRAVTSIDGMTSDFARIDWEILQKISTRIVNEVDHVNRVVYDITSKPPSTIEWE; this is encoded by the coding sequence ATGGAAATGGCAAAAGAACAAGAGCTGATTCTTGTCCTCGATTTTGGTAGTCAATACAACCAATTAATTACACGTCGTATTCGTGAAATGGGCGTATACAGCGAATTACATGACCACGAGATTTCAATTGAAGAAATTAAAAAGATGAATCCAAAAGGTATCATTTTATCAGGTGGTCCAAACTCAGTCTATGCAGATGATGCATTTACGATTGATCCTGAGATTTACAACTTAGGCGTACCAGTATTAGGTATTTGTTACGGTATGCAGCTGACAACGAAAATATTAGGCGGTAGAGTGGAACGTGCGAACCAACGTGAATACGGTAAAGCCATCATCAACGCCAAGTCAGACGAACTATTTTTCGGCTTACCAGAAGAGCAAACGGTTTGGATGAGCCACTCAGATAAAGTTATCGAAATTCCAGAAGGCTTCGAAGTCATTGCAGACAGCCCAAGTACACAATATGCTGCAATTGAAGATAAAAAGCGTCGCATCTATGGCGTACAATTCCACCCAGAAGTGCGTCACACAGAGTATGGTAATGACATTTTACGTAACTTCGTGCGCCGCGTTTGTGAATGTACAGGCGAATGGACAATGGAAAACTTTATCGATATCGAAATCGAAAAAATTCGTGAAAAAGTCGGCGATCGTCGTGTCCTTTGTGCAATGAGCGGTGGTGTCGATTCATCAGTCGTGGCTGTATTATTACACAAAGCGATTGGTGATCAATTAACATGTATCTTTGTAGACCACGGTTTATTACGTAAAGGTGAAGGCGACATGGTGATGGAACAGTTCGCGGAAGGTTTCAACATGAACATTATCCGTGTGAACGCCAAAGAACGTTTCATGTCTAAACTTGAAGGCGTTTCAGACCCAGAGAAAAAACGTAAAATTATCGGTAACGAATTTGTTTACGTATTTGACGACGAAGCATCAAAATTAAAAGGTGTTGATTTCTTAGCACAAGGGACACTTTATACAGATGTGATTGAATCAGGTACAAAAACAGCACAAACAATTAAGTCACACCATAACGTAGGTGGCTTACCTGAAGATATGGAATTCGAATTAATTGAACCAATCAACACATTATTTAAAGATGAAGTCCGTGCATTAGGTATCGAACTTGGTATTCCTGAACATTTAGTATGGAGACAACCATTCCCAGGACCAGGATTAGGTATCCGTGTCTTAGGTGAAATTACAGAAGACAAATTGGAAATCGTTCGTGAATCAGATGCGATCTTACGTGAAGTGATTCGTGAAGAAGGCTTAGAACGCGAAATTTGGCAATACTTCACAGTGTTACCAGACATCCGTTCAGTAGGTGTGATGGGTGATTACCGTACGTATGATTACACAGTCGGCATCCGTGCAGTGACATCTATCGACGGCATGACAAGTGACTTTGCCCGTATTGATTGGGAAATCTTACAAAAAATCTCAACACGTATCGTCAATGAAGTTGATCACGTGAACAGAGTCGTATATGACATCACATCAAAACCCCCAAGCACAATTGAGTGGGAATAA
- the guaB gene encoding IMP dehydrogenase, translating to MWENKFVKEALTFDDVLLIPAESNVLPKEVDLSVELSDKIKLNIPVISAGMDTVTESKMAIAMARQGGLGVIHKNMSIERQADEVQKVKRSENGVITDPFFLTPEESVYEAEALMGKYRISGVPIVDDKTSRKLVGILTNRDLRFIEDFSIKISDVMTQEDLVTAPVGTTLQEAEEILQAHKIEKLPLVEDGVLQGLITIKDIEKVHEYPYSAKDAHGRLLVAAAIGIAKDTDIRAQKLVEAGVDALVIDTAHGHSQGVINQVKAIKEKYPEITVIAGNVATAAGTKALFEAGADVVKVGIGPGSICTTRVVAGVGVPQITAIYDCATEARNHGKTIIADGGIKFSGDIVKALAAGGHAVMLGSLLAGTEESPGMVEMFQGRQYKVYRGMGSLGAMESGSNDRYFQEDKTPKKYVPEGVEGRIDYKGPLADTIYQLIGGVKSGMGYTGSANLKALRDEAQFTKMSAAGLAESHPHDVQITKESPNYSF from the coding sequence ATGTGGGAAAACAAGTTTGTAAAAGAAGCACTCACTTTTGATGATGTACTTTTAATCCCAGCAGAATCAAATGTGTTACCGAAAGAAGTCGACTTAAGTGTAGAGTTATCAGACAAAATCAAGTTAAACATCCCTGTGATTTCAGCAGGAATGGACACAGTTACAGAGTCTAAAATGGCGATTGCAATGGCAAGACAAGGTGGTTTAGGTGTCATTCACAAAAATATGAGCATCGAACGCCAAGCAGACGAAGTACAAAAAGTGAAACGTTCAGAAAATGGTGTTATCACTGATCCGTTCTTCCTTACACCAGAAGAAAGTGTTTATGAAGCAGAAGCATTAATGGGCAAATACCGTATTTCAGGTGTGCCTATCGTCGACGATAAAACATCACGTAAACTTGTTGGTATCCTGACAAACCGTGACTTGAGATTTATTGAAGACTTTTCAATTAAAATTTCTGATGTCATGACACAAGAAGATTTAGTTACAGCTCCAGTTGGTACAACATTACAAGAAGCGGAAGAAATTTTACAAGCACACAAAATTGAAAAATTACCGCTTGTTGAAGATGGTGTATTACAAGGATTAATCACAATTAAAGATATTGAAAAAGTACATGAATACCCATACTCAGCAAAAGATGCCCATGGTCGTTTACTTGTAGCTGCAGCGATTGGTATTGCGAAAGACACTGATATCCGTGCACAAAAATTAGTAGAAGCGGGTGTGGATGCATTAGTCATCGATACAGCACACGGTCATTCACAAGGTGTCATCAATCAAGTGAAAGCGATCAAAGAAAAATATCCTGAAATTACAGTGATTGCTGGTAACGTAGCGACAGCAGCAGGTACAAAAGCATTGTTTGAAGCAGGTGCAGACGTTGTTAAAGTGGGGATCGGACCAGGTTCAATCTGTACAACACGTGTCGTTGCAGGTGTAGGTGTACCTCAAATTACAGCGATTTATGATTGTGCGACAGAAGCACGCAATCACGGTAAAACAATCATTGCAGACGGTGGTATTAAATTCTCAGGCGATATCGTGAAAGCATTAGCAGCAGGTGGCCATGCAGTCATGTTAGGTAGCTTACTTGCGGGTACTGAAGAAAGCCCAGGTATGGTAGAAATGTTCCAAGGCCGTCAATATAAAGTTTACCGCGGTATGGGTTCATTAGGTGCGATGGAAAGTGGTTCAAATGACCGCTATTTCCAAGAAGATAAAACACCTAAAAAATACGTGCCAGAAGGTGTAGAAGGCCGTATCGACTACAAAGGACCATTAGCTGATACAATTTATCAACTTATCGGTGGTGTGAAGAGTGGTATGGGTTATACAGGCTCAGCGAACTTGAAAGCATTACGCGATGAAGCACAATTTACAAAAATGAGTGCAGCAGGTTTAGCAGAAAGTCACCCACATGATGTTCAAATTACTAAAGAGTCACCGAACTACTCATTCTAA
- the xpt gene encoding xanthine phosphoribosyltransferase has protein sequence MDALRRKVIEDGVVIDEKILKVDGFLNHQIDAALMYDIGQTFYEQFVDQGVTKILTIEASGIAPAIMAAYRFDVPCLFAKKAKPSTLNAGYYQTDVHSFTKNKTNTVIVSEEFLSADDKVLIIDDFLANGEAALGLHRLVEQAGATTVGVGILVEKSFQQGRSRLEEAGLTVSSLCQVASLTDNKVTLVGDTES, from the coding sequence GTGGACGCATTGAGAAGAAAGGTCATTGAAGATGGCGTCGTGATTGATGAAAAGATTCTTAAAGTTGACGGGTTTTTAAACCACCAAATTGATGCAGCTTTGATGTACGATATTGGTCAAACCTTTTACGAACAGTTTGTGGATCAAGGTGTGACAAAAATTCTGACTATTGAGGCATCGGGCATTGCACCCGCAATCATGGCGGCTTATCGTTTTGATGTACCTTGTCTATTTGCTAAAAAGGCGAAACCGAGCACGTTAAATGCCGGTTATTACCAAACAGATGTGCACTCGTTTACTAAAAATAAAACGAACACTGTCATCGTTTCGGAAGAGTTTTTGTCTGCAGATGACAAGGTATTAATTATTGATGACTTTTTAGCAAATGGTGAAGCAGCATTAGGATTACACCGCTTAGTTGAACAAGCTGGCGCAACAACAGTCGGCGTGGGTATTTTAGTGGAGAAAAGTTTCCAACAAGGTCGCTCACGTTTAGAAGAGGCAGGCTTAACGGTGTCATCATTATGCCAAGTCGCCTCATTAACAGACAACAAAGTGACATTAGTGGGAGATACAGAATCATGA